A single genomic interval of Shewanella halotolerans harbors:
- a CDS encoding FimV/HubP family polar landmark protein: protein MKRVQYLVMLCLVLLGQAGLMSLPAWAKLTHVSINQRLSDLGQRPTLRVNIVAQSVNLDKVQFIVEQRSGSERLMVKPMNTYMLLLSGVEEVEDGEAQLVIKEYLVNNWQEVKRMPLFNASTTYQQSKPVKSKPVKSNTPVKTAKTNKQPSQPLAAAQQSLASLPPVDAGDRVQQGCQLDYAPPQTLWRLGSDYAKQWELSTYGAMLAIFEANPNAFNGGKINGLRADVTLKCPSAALKQRYLSADAARAAFEALVAE from the coding sequence ATGAAGAGAGTGCAATATCTGGTCATGCTGTGCCTAGTGCTGCTGGGGCAAGCCGGGCTTATGAGTCTGCCCGCCTGGGCGAAGCTTACCCACGTCAGTATCAATCAAAGGCTGTCAGATCTGGGGCAACGCCCGACGCTCAGGGTCAATATCGTCGCCCAATCGGTCAACCTGGATAAGGTGCAGTTTATCGTCGAGCAGCGCTCCGGCAGTGAGCGATTGATGGTCAAGCCGATGAACACCTATATGTTGCTGCTCAGCGGTGTCGAGGAGGTGGAAGATGGCGAGGCGCAGCTGGTGATCAAGGAGTATCTGGTCAATAACTGGCAGGAGGTGAAGCGGATGCCGCTGTTTAACGCCTCGACGACTTATCAGCAGAGCAAGCCGGTTAAATCAAAGCCTGTTAAATCAAATACGCCGGTTAAAACAGCCAAGACCAACAAGCAGCCGTCGCAACCCCTTGCAGCGGCTCAGCAGTCACTGGCAAGTTTACCGCCTGTTGATGCCGGCGATCGGGTGCAGCAGGGATGTCAGCTGGATTATGCCCCGCCTCAAACCCTGTGGCGTCTCGGCAGCGACTATGCCAAGCAGTGGGAGCTGAGCACCTACGGCGCCATGCTGGCCATCTTCGAGGCGAACCCCAATGCCTTTAATGGCGGTAAGATCAATGGCCTGCGGGCGGATGTGACCCTCAAGTGTCCGTCGGCGGCCCTCAAGCAGAGATACCTGAGCGCCGATGCGGCACGAGCGGCCTTCGAGGCGCTGGTCGCAGAATAA
- the rpmE gene encoding 50S ribosomal protein L31, with protein MKPGIHPEYAEITATCTCGNVIKVNSTAGKPLHLDVCGACHPFYTGTQKVMDTGGRIDKFNKRFGMLGKK; from the coding sequence ATGAAACCAGGCATTCATCCTGAATATGCTGAAATCACTGCAACTTGTACTTGTGGTAACGTTATCAAAGTAAACTCAACTGCAGGTAAGCCACTGCACTTGGACGTATGTGGTGCATGTCACCCATTCTACACTGGTACTCAGAAAGTTATGGATACCGGTGGACGTATCGACAAGTTCAACAAGCGTTTCGGTATGCTTGGCAAGAAGTAA
- a CDS encoding thermonuclease family protein: MDKILALSLSLCSFLATAAGSLCAPTHYDETVTLASVIDGDTLMLEDGRLLRLIGIDSPEIDRHYPELSEPFANRARNFLAERLVPGQKLKLAFDRKRLDPQGKTLAYAYTEEGEHLQEMMLSQGYAKARVYQNDYFWQCLANIERQARQEQRGLWSHKSYQAKLPNELNRDDRNRWREVRGVVTGFERKGQQLWLIIDEIFYVGIPREESGKFSNILTLNLLESPVIVRGELYYSYKKWQMIAHHPSQISLQNKP; encoded by the coding sequence ATGGACAAGATTCTGGCCCTTTCTCTTTCTCTCTGCTCCTTCCTGGCGACTGCCGCTGGCAGCCTGTGTGCGCCAACCCACTATGATGAGACTGTCACCTTAGCCTCGGTGATCGATGGCGATACCTTGATGCTGGAAGATGGTCGTCTGCTCAGGCTTATCGGCATCGATTCGCCCGAGATAGACAGGCACTACCCTGAGCTGTCTGAGCCCTTCGCCAATCGCGCGCGCAATTTCCTCGCCGAGCGCCTGGTGCCTGGGCAGAAACTCAAACTGGCCTTCGATCGTAAACGTCTGGATCCCCAAGGGAAAACCTTAGCCTATGCCTATACCGAGGAGGGAGAGCACCTGCAGGAGATGATGCTGAGTCAGGGCTATGCCAAGGCGAGGGTCTATCAGAACGATTACTTCTGGCAGTGTTTGGCCAATATCGAGCGTCAGGCCCGCCAGGAGCAACGTGGATTATGGAGCCATAAAAGCTATCAGGCCAAGTTGCCGAATGAGTTAAATCGTGACGATCGCAATCGCTGGCGAGAGGTCAGAGGAGTGGTGACGGGTTTTGAAAGAAAAGGTCAGCAATTGTGGCTGATTATCGATGAAATCTTTTATGTGGGTATACCTAGAGAAGAATCTGGTAAATTTAGCAACATTTTAACCCTAAACCTGCTTGAAAGTCCGGTAATTGTGCGTGGTGAGTTGTATTATTCCTACAAAAAATGGCAGATGATTGCCCATCATCCTTCGCAGATAAGTTTGCAAAATAAGCCTTAG
- a CDS encoding malic enzyme-like NAD(P)-binding protein, which translates to MADFRQQALDYHEFPVPGKTAVSLTKPAETSMDLALAYSPGVAEPVREIAANPDDAYRYTAKGNTVAVISNGTAILGLGNLGPLASKPVMEGKALLFKHFANIDATDIEVKHRTAEEFINTVEAIADTFGGINLEDIKAPECFEIEKALIERCNVPVFHDDQHGTAIVTAAGMINALEIQGKKLEEAVFVCMGAGAAAIACMTMLVKCGVQRENVYMLDRKGVIHTRREDINEYKALFANNTDKRTLQDVIKGADAFLGLSGPDVLSAEDVALMAEKPVIFACSNPDPEIKPELAHDVRKDLIMGTGRSDYPNQVNNVLCFPFIFRGALDVRAAKINDEMKIAAVHAIAALAKEPVPAEVLAAYPDVTELKFGPDYVIPKPMDPRLLSNVAKAVAQAAIDSGVAALPTLPEHYMA; encoded by the coding sequence ATGGCCGATTTCCGTCAGCAAGCCCTTGACTACCATGAGTTCCCCGTACCAGGCAAAACCGCCGTTAGCCTGACCAAGCCCGCAGAGACCAGCATGGATCTGGCGCTGGCCTATAGTCCGGGTGTGGCCGAGCCGGTGCGTGAAATCGCTGCCAATCCTGACGACGCATACCGTTACACCGCCAAGGGCAACACGGTTGCCGTGATCTCTAACGGTACCGCCATCTTAGGTCTGGGCAACCTGGGCCCACTGGCCTCTAAGCCTGTGATGGAAGGTAAGGCACTGCTGTTCAAACATTTCGCCAATATCGATGCCACAGACATCGAGGTGAAGCACCGCACCGCCGAAGAGTTTATCAACACGGTCGAGGCGATTGCCGATACCTTCGGTGGCATCAACCTGGAAGATATCAAAGCACCCGAGTGTTTCGAGATCGAGAAGGCGTTGATTGAACGTTGTAACGTTCCTGTATTCCACGACGATCAGCACGGCACGGCCATCGTGACCGCGGCTGGCATGATCAACGCCCTCGAGATCCAGGGTAAGAAACTGGAAGAGGCGGTCTTTGTCTGTATGGGCGCAGGTGCGGCGGCTATCGCCTGTATGACCATGTTGGTGAAGTGTGGCGTGCAGCGTGAGAATGTCTACATGCTGGACCGTAAGGGTGTTATCCACACCCGTCGTGAAGATATTAACGAATACAAGGCGCTGTTTGCCAACAACACAGACAAGCGCACCCTGCAGGATGTGATCAAGGGCGCCGACGCCTTCCTGGGTCTGTCTGGCCCAGACGTGCTGAGTGCTGAAGATGTTGCCCTGATGGCCGAGAAGCCGGTGATCTTTGCCTGTTCAAACCCAGATCCAGAGATCAAGCCTGAGCTGGCCCACGATGTGCGCAAAGATCTGATCATGGGTACCGGTCGCAGCGATTACCCTAACCAGGTGAACAACGTGCTCTGCTTCCCCTTCATCTTCCGTGGTGCCCTGGATGTGCGCGCCGCCAAGATCAACGACGAGATGAAGATTGCCGCGGTACATGCCATAGCAGCCCTGGCGAAAGAGCCTGTGCCTGCCGAGGTATTGGCTGCTTATCCAGACGTGACCGAGCTGAAGTTTGGCCCTGATTACGTGATCCCTAAGCCGATGGATCCACGCCTGCTGTCAAACGTGGCCAAGGCCGTTGCCCAGGCGGCTATCGACTCGGGTGTTGCGGCCTTGCCAACACTGCCTGAGCACTACATGGCCTAA
- the csrD gene encoding RNase E specificity factor CsrD, with protein MKLTQLLTKKLTGFWLLSLAAVAFIFLLTALVSFIQLTYKFQQQQMTELEEMLLQHQVRHELQHLDIWLPQILAAYDAQKFTLIRGDETLYRFDRGNHDQSVVNYDRVLNETLDLHFHISLPQPFLLHNISWHGGLVFLVGCIAVGLLVRRGYLWLALQLQGIEDLAKRSHLILSGDYDKALAETGHGRPRLINRALTQMLLELDDAQKQRARFDQFIRSNTFLDPESGIGNRLFLKNRLDALSNKDGMMAPGVLLLLEMEDLDLLQQEADEFSIQELLTQTIGGISHLLDSQANSIFSRRSYNQFAIVVPQISLADAEKLAARLLKVCLSQPLEGVNNRDDFFHIGVAYFKVGESKEQLIEEAEMALRAAQFQGNSGWFMYDKGVVDEEFARGSVRWRSFLEYALVNKRVVPFTQAILDSDGKEHHSEVSCRLRDSSDNLVRATLFLPMAIKCGLIPQIERQVIEAVLFDLLPKSPKNKRKYSINLSLDTLTSRAFIRWLQTTLLEYRHLTPRLIFEINEDILVNNLAKLKAPLDMIAKMGASLCVDRVGQQVVSTQYLQSCRVDLIKLHRSIVRQIHLRQENQLFVRSLIGGLYRTEVQVFAEGVESLEEWQTLKILGVSAGQGSFFSDPLEAA; from the coding sequence ATGAAATTGACACAACTCCTCACCAAGAAGTTAACCGGCTTTTGGCTGCTTTCCCTCGCTGCGGTCGCCTTCATCTTTCTGCTTACCGCTCTGGTCAGTTTCATTCAGCTCACCTATAAGTTTCAACAGCAACAGATGACAGAGCTGGAAGAGATGCTGCTGCAGCATCAGGTGAGGCACGAGCTTCAGCACCTGGATATCTGGCTGCCGCAGATCCTGGCCGCCTACGATGCACAAAAATTTACCCTGATCCGGGGTGATGAGACGCTGTACCGCTTCGACCGGGGTAATCATGATCAGAGTGTGGTCAACTACGACAGGGTACTCAACGAGACCTTAGACCTGCATTTTCATATCAGCCTGCCTCAGCCCTTCCTGCTGCACAACATCAGCTGGCACGGCGGTCTGGTGTTCCTAGTGGGATGCATAGCGGTAGGCCTGCTGGTGCGCCGCGGCTACCTCTGGCTGGCGCTGCAGCTGCAGGGCATAGAAGATCTGGCCAAGCGCAGTCATCTGATCCTCTCGGGAGATTATGACAAGGCGCTAGCCGAGACGGGCCATGGCCGTCCAAGGCTTATCAACCGCGCCTTGACCCAGATGTTGCTTGAGCTCGATGATGCCCAGAAGCAGCGTGCCAGGTTCGATCAGTTTATTCGCTCCAACACCTTCCTCGACCCCGAGTCGGGCATAGGTAATCGCCTGTTCCTCAAGAACCGCCTGGACGCCCTGAGCAACAAGGATGGCATGATGGCCCCCGGGGTGCTGCTACTGCTGGAAATGGAAGATCTGGATCTCTTACAGCAGGAAGCAGACGAGTTCAGCATTCAGGAGTTGCTCACCCAGACCATAGGCGGCATCAGTCATCTATTGGACAGTCAGGCCAACAGCATCTTCTCCCGTCGCTCCTACAATCAGTTTGCCATCGTGGTGCCGCAGATCTCCCTGGCTGATGCCGAGAAGCTGGCCGCCAGGCTGCTCAAGGTTTGCCTGAGTCAGCCCCTGGAAGGGGTGAACAATCGCGATGACTTCTTTCATATCGGCGTCGCCTACTTCAAGGTGGGCGAGAGCAAGGAGCAGCTGATCGAAGAGGCCGAGATGGCGTTGCGGGCGGCCCAGTTTCAGGGCAACAGCGGCTGGTTTATGTATGACAAGGGCGTGGTGGACGAGGAGTTTGCCAGAGGCTCGGTGCGCTGGCGCAGCTTCCTCGAATATGCCCTGGTCAACAAGCGCGTGGTGCCCTTCACCCAGGCGATACTCGACAGCGATGGCAAGGAGCACCACAGCGAGGTCTCCTGTCGTCTGCGCGACAGCAGCGACAACCTGGTGCGCGCGACCCTGTTCTTGCCCATGGCGATCAAGTGCGGCCTGATCCCCCAGATCGAGCGTCAGGTGATCGAGGCCGTGTTGTTCGATCTGTTACCCAAGTCACCCAAGAACAAGCGGAAATACAGTATTAATCTCTCTCTGGATACGCTTACCAGCCGCGCCTTTATCCGTTGGCTACAGACGACCCTGCTGGAGTATCGTCACCTGACGCCGCGGCTGATCTTCGAGATCAACGAAGATATCCTGGTGAATAACCTGGCGAAACTGAAGGCGCCGCTGGATATGATCGCCAAGATGGGTGCCAGCCTGTGTGTCGACCGGGTAGGGCAGCAGGTGGTGAGCACCCAGTATCTTCAATCCTGCCGCGTGGATCTGATTAAGCTGCACAGATCTATTGTGCGACAGATACATTTACGCCAAGAGAATCAATTGTTTGTCAGAAGCCTTATCGGCGGACTCTATCGTACCGAGGTGCAGGTTTTTGCCGAAGGGGTCGAGTCGTTGGAGGAGTGGCAGACGTTGAAGATTTTAGGGGTGAGTGCAGGACAGGGCAGTTTCTTTAGCGACCCCCTCGAGGCCGCGTGA
- a CDS encoding MSHA biogenesis protein MshI: MENSLLSKFAFWQTKHDRVDLGVYLNAAAVTFFQRDSDTSFSLPLAGDDWSGVFEALTDKIPAPHLQLVLSEDFYQLLVVDKPMVQPEEMHQALVWSIKDMVSEPVESLHLDYFESPESTNNKVTVVAVNKAMLQALIKAADKHQVTIAGISIEEMAISNYGAEDKLAHMVLCHKPGSELLLTVVKQGQLYMQRRIRGFSQIDRVSSEDLQLNVADNLSLELQRSMDYFESQLRQAPVASIALLMGGERQMLAQLLSRNFDQAVEVIACDQVQDKLAQWALAELERQTEEPA, encoded by the coding sequence ATGGAAAATAGTCTTTTGAGTAAATTTGCCTTCTGGCAAACCAAGCACGATAGAGTCGATTTGGGCGTATACCTCAACGCCGCCGCTGTGACCTTCTTCCAGCGCGACAGCGACACCTCATTCTCACTGCCCCTGGCGGGCGATGACTGGTCTGGCGTATTTGAGGCGCTGACCGACAAGATCCCTGCGCCTCATCTGCAACTCGTGCTCAGCGAGGACTTCTACCAGCTGCTGGTGGTCGACAAGCCTATGGTGCAGCCCGAGGAGATGCATCAGGCGCTCGTCTGGTCAATCAAGGATATGGTGTCAGAGCCCGTCGAGTCCCTGCATCTGGATTACTTTGAGTCGCCAGAGTCCACCAACAACAAGGTGACTGTGGTTGCGGTCAACAAGGCCATGCTGCAGGCGCTGATCAAGGCGGCGGATAAGCACCAGGTGACCATTGCCGGGATCAGCATCGAAGAGATGGCCATCAGTAACTATGGCGCCGAAGATAAGCTGGCGCACATGGTGCTTTGTCATAAGCCGGGGAGCGAGCTGTTGCTGACCGTGGTGAAACAGGGGCAGCTCTACATGCAGCGCCGTATCCGCGGATTTAGTCAGATAGATAGAGTCTCGAGCGAAGATCTGCAGCTTAACGTCGCCGATAACCTCAGCCTGGAGCTGCAGCGCTCCATGGATTATTTCGAGAGCCAGCTGCGCCAGGCGCCGGTAGCCTCTATCGCCCTGCTGATGGGCGGTGAGCGTCAGATGCTGGCTCAGCTATTGAGTCGGAACTTCGATCAGGCCGTCGAGGTGATCGCCTGTGATCAGGTGCAGGATAAGTTGGCCCAATGGGCATTGGCCGAGCTTGAACGTCAAACGGAGGAGCCTGCCTAG
- a CDS encoding PilN domain-containing protein, which translates to MNPKLRVNLFTASLLPPRLRLSFTRLLQLGFGLFVLLLAANLLAYLHLGSLEADKHQLLSDKAAFDQQKAQLEQAIAKRSASQALVQQVDLLSQQVELKRLLLGELSHVETLTSKGYSPLLTGLARVTDDQLWLSRIQVQEDQFVFEGFSAAPNAVPLWLARLQGVEPLKGQAFSTLTMNRGDKQPLGFVLRSKRDEEQAK; encoded by the coding sequence ATGAATCCAAAACTGCGGGTCAACCTCTTTACTGCCAGCCTGTTACCGCCCAGGCTGCGCCTCTCCTTTACGCGTCTGCTACAGCTTGGCTTCGGCCTCTTTGTCTTGCTGCTGGCCGCCAACCTACTGGCCTATCTGCATCTGGGAAGCCTGGAGGCCGACAAGCATCAGCTACTCAGCGACAAGGCCGCTTTCGATCAACAGAAGGCGCAGCTCGAGCAGGCCATCGCCAAGCGTAGCGCTTCTCAGGCATTGGTGCAGCAGGTGGATCTCCTATCGCAGCAGGTGGAACTCAAGCGTCTGCTGCTCGGCGAACTTTCCCATGTGGAGACCCTCACCAGCAAGGGTTATTCTCCCCTGCTGACCGGCCTTGCACGGGTGACCGACGATCAACTCTGGCTGAGCCGCATCCAGGTGCAGGAAGATCAGTTTGTCTTCGAAGGCTTTAGCGCCGCGCCCAACGCAGTCCCCCTCTGGCTGGCACGCCTGCAAGGGGTTGAGCCGCTCAAGGGGCAGGCCTTTAGCACGCTCACCATGAACCGGGGCGACAAGCAGCCGCTGGGATTTGTGCTGCGCAGCAAGCGCGATGAGGAGCAGGCGAAATGA
- a CDS encoding MSHA biogenesis protein MshJ, which produces MKQQIARWGEAFDQLSQRERVMIAVAVVVVIGMLLYLPLESLLTQSSRVQSNIKALTAENRISEQQIDLYQQTLASDPDQEYRQRLAGLQQQAKDLDQQLSFQMVDMVPADKMPTMLGELLGRVKGIRLQSFESLAPKPLLALGDENKLNLYSHGIKLAFEGDYFATLKFIEAVEAMPNKLYWRQLDYLVGDYPKAEVTLEVYTLSINKDFISVANQD; this is translated from the coding sequence ATGAAACAACAGATAGCCCGCTGGGGCGAAGCCTTCGATCAACTGAGTCAGCGCGAGCGGGTGATGATCGCCGTGGCAGTCGTGGTGGTGATCGGCATGTTGCTCTATCTGCCGCTCGAGTCTCTGCTGACCCAGAGCAGCCGTGTGCAGAGTAATATCAAGGCCTTAACCGCAGAGAACCGGATCTCAGAGCAACAGATTGACCTGTATCAGCAGACTCTGGCGAGCGACCCCGATCAGGAATATCGTCAGCGTCTGGCGGGGCTACAACAGCAAGCCAAGGATCTCGATCAGCAGCTGTCGTTTCAGATGGTCGACATGGTGCCCGCCGACAAGATGCCGACCATGCTCGGCGAGTTGCTGGGTCGGGTAAAGGGGATACGCCTGCAAAGTTTCGAGTCTCTGGCGCCTAAGCCGTTGCTGGCATTAGGGGATGAGAACAAACTCAATCTCTATAGCCACGGCATCAAGCTGGCGTTCGAGGGAGATTACTTTGCCACCCTCAAGTTTATCGAGGCGGTCGAGGCCATGCCCAATAAGCTCTATTGGCGCCAACTGGATTATTTGGTGGGCGATTATCCTAAGGCCGAGGTGACGTTAGAGGTCTACACACTCAGTATTAACAAGGACTTTATCAGTGTTGCGAATCAAGATTAG
- a CDS encoding MSHA biogenesis protein MshK yields the protein MLRIKISVCLLALLCLGLTQASAQTLRDPTRPGAGAPGSAQHQGGQKLVLNSLMITDQSATAIINNKTFTTGDRVQGVRITRITKQGVWLADGRQLKLYPEVTATKGQ from the coding sequence GTGTTGCGAATCAAGATTAGTGTTTGCCTGCTGGCGCTGCTTTGCCTTGGGCTGACTCAGGCCTCGGCCCAGACCCTGAGGGATCCTACCCGTCCAGGTGCAGGGGCCCCAGGCTCGGCGCAGCATCAAGGCGGACAGAAGCTGGTGCTCAACAGCCTGATGATTACAGACCAATCGGCGACGGCCATTATCAATAACAAGACATTCACCACGGGTGACAGGGTACAAGGTGTGAGGATCACTCGCATCACTAAGCAGGGTGTCTGGCTTGCCGATGGCCGCCAGCTTAAGCTCTACCCAGAAGTAACTGCGACAAAGGGACAATAA
- the mshL gene encoding pilus (MSHA type) biogenesis protein MshL, with product MTAMKTITPLLVLMLAACQTTDRPQPVESKSAIDSSIAAAQNKPQTPPPAAVMPDSVQRELQSSSLLGSLTPSQPSERRFDVSAKDVDAKVFFPSLVQGTPLSVAVHPNVTGTVSLSLKGVTLSEALQVVEDIYGYEVSREGRILRVFPAGMRTETFPLNYLYMERQGLSLTSVNSGRISDNNNNRNNNGNNSNNYNNNNSNNNGGDSNSNNSNETTNGTFIRSKTKTDFWGELKDTLESIIGTTGDGRQVVVSPQAGLVTIRAFPNELRQVKTFLKTAESHLQRQVILEAKVLEVTLSDGYQQGIHWESVLGQSGNNSIEFGTSKAPDGLGDVITSAIGGITSLQVKGKDFSTMINLLDTQGDVDVLSSPRVTASNNQKAVIKVGRDEYFVTDVSSTTVAGTTPVTTPEVELTPFFSGIALDVTPQIDEQGSVLLHIHPSVIDIKEQNKSIKVSDSTLELPLAQSEIRESDTVIKANTGDVVVIGGLMKSENIELVSKVPLLGDIPFLGEAFTNRSNSLRKTELVILLKPTVVGAETWQTELQRSKALLDRWYPEEKQE from the coding sequence ATGACTGCGATGAAAACCATAACACCTCTGCTCGTGCTGATGTTAGCCGCCTGTCAGACAACGGATCGTCCCCAGCCTGTCGAGTCGAAATCGGCGATCGATAGCTCGATTGCCGCGGCGCAGAATAAGCCACAAACGCCACCACCGGCGGCCGTGATGCCAGATTCTGTGCAGCGTGAGCTGCAGTCATCGAGCCTGCTAGGTTCCTTGACCCCAAGCCAGCCGAGCGAGCGACGTTTCGATGTGTCGGCCAAGGATGTCGATGCCAAGGTCTTCTTCCCGAGCCTGGTGCAGGGCACCCCCCTGAGCGTGGCCGTGCACCCTAACGTGACAGGTACAGTCTCTCTGTCCCTCAAGGGGGTGACCCTGAGTGAGGCGCTGCAGGTGGTCGAAGATATCTATGGCTACGAGGTGAGCCGAGAAGGACGTATCCTGCGTGTCTTCCCTGCTGGCATGCGCACCGAGACCTTCCCGCTCAACTATCTCTACATGGAGCGCCAGGGCTTGTCGCTAACCTCGGTGAACTCAGGGCGGATCTCGGACAACAATAACAACCGAAATAACAACGGCAACAACAGCAATAATTACAACAACAATAACTCGAACAACAACGGTGGCGACAGCAATAGCAACAATAGCAACGAGACCACCAACGGCACCTTTATCCGCTCCAAGACCAAGACAGACTTCTGGGGTGAGCTGAAGGACACCCTGGAATCTATTATAGGCACCACGGGTGACGGCCGTCAGGTGGTCGTCAGCCCGCAGGCGGGCCTGGTGACCATCAGGGCTTTTCCCAACGAGCTGCGTCAGGTGAAGACCTTCCTTAAGACCGCCGAGAGCCATCTGCAGCGTCAGGTGATCCTCGAGGCCAAGGTGCTCGAGGTGACCTTGTCTGACGGTTATCAGCAGGGGATCCATTGGGAAAGCGTACTGGGTCAGAGTGGTAACAACAGCATCGAGTTTGGTACCTCGAAGGCGCCCGATGGTCTAGGGGATGTGATCACCTCGGCCATAGGCGGCATCACCTCCTTACAGGTCAAGGGCAAAGACTTTAGCACCATGATTAACCTGCTCGATACTCAGGGTGATGTGGATGTGCTGTCCAGCCCAAGGGTGACCGCTTCGAACAACCAGAAGGCGGTGATCAAGGTGGGCCGCGACGAGTATTTCGTGACAGATGTGTCTTCGACCACGGTAGCGGGCACCACGCCTGTCACCACGCCGGAAGTGGAGCTGACGCCGTTTTTCTCGGGCATCGCGCTTGACGTGACCCCGCAGATCGACGAGCAGGGCAGTGTGCTGCTGCACATCCATCCATCGGTTATCGACATCAAGGAACAGAACAAGTCGATCAAGGTATCAGACAGCACACTCGAGCTGCCGCTGGCCCAGAGCGAGATCCGCGAGTCGGATACTGTCATCAAGGCCAATACCGGCGATGTGGTGGTGATCGGCGGCCTGATGAAGAGCGAGAATATCGAGTTGGTCTCTAAGGTGCCGCTGCTGGGGGATATTCCGTTTCTGGGCGAAGCCTTTACCAACCGTTCGAACTCGCTACGCAAGACTGAGCTGGTGATCCTGCTCAAGCCGACCGTGGTGGGCGCCGAGACCTGGCAGACCGAGCTGCAACGCTCTAAGGCACTGCTGGATCGCTGGTACCCAGAAGAGAAACAGGAGTAG
- a CDS encoding ExeA family protein: protein MYLQHFHLAQAPFSLTPNTGFFFGLAPHVEALQVLQTALQTGEGFIKVTGEVGTGKTLICRKLLNDIPERFHCAYLPNPYLSPSELRWALALELGLKYSADLDQQRLTSLIQQQLIALSAHGHSIVLVLDEAQALPDESLEALRLFTNLETESRKLLQVVLFGQPELDTRLKQAQFRQLRQRITFSYQLRPMTADETRAYQAHRLEVAGYRGEGLFGARESKRIARAARGIPRLINILSHKALLLAYGEGEDRVSLRHVKGAIIDTQDADKGLLPRWWLGTFGAVSLCAGALWFWLTRGLA from the coding sequence TTGTATCTGCAGCACTTTCATTTGGCGCAGGCTCCGTTTTCGCTGACGCCAAATACCGGCTTTTTCTTCGGCTTGGCGCCCCATGTCGAGGCGCTGCAAGTGCTGCAAACTGCCCTGCAGACGGGGGAAGGGTTTATCAAGGTCACCGGCGAGGTCGGGACGGGTAAAACCTTGATCTGTCGTAAACTGCTCAACGATATTCCCGAGCGTTTTCATTGCGCCTATCTGCCCAATCCCTATTTGAGTCCCAGCGAGCTGCGTTGGGCACTGGCTTTAGAGCTGGGGTTAAAATACAGCGCCGATCTGGATCAGCAGCGCCTCACCAGCCTTATTCAGCAGCAGCTTATTGCGCTGAGCGCCCATGGACACTCCATCGTTTTGGTGCTGGACGAGGCTCAGGCCCTGCCGGATGAGAGCCTGGAGGCATTGAGGCTGTTCACCAACCTGGAGACAGAGAGTCGCAAGCTGCTGCAGGTAGTCTTGTTTGGTCAGCCTGAGCTGGATACCCGACTGAAACAGGCGCAGTTTCGTCAGCTCAGACAGCGAATCACCTTCAGCTATCAACTACGGCCCATGACCGCCGACGAGACCAGAGCCTATCAAGCCCATAGACTCGAGGTGGCGGGGTATCGCGGCGAGGGGCTATTTGGCGCCCGCGAGAGTAAGCGCATCGCTCGCGCCGCAAGAGGAATTCCGAGACTCATCAATATTTTGTCCCATAAGGCGCTGTTGCTGGCCTATGGCGAAGGCGAAGACAGGGTGAGCCTGCGCCACGTGAAGGGGGCGATTATCGACACCCAGGATGCCGACAAGGGGCTGTTGCCCAGGTGGTGGCTGGGCACCTTTGGCGCCGTGTCACTGTGCGCCGGCGCGCTATGGTTTTGGCTTACCCGGGGGCTGGCATGA